GATGCGATCGCTAGGAAAACGTAATGTCGTTATTGCACATGCGGGGTTTTCTCCACCGTTCTGTGCTCGTATTAAAATAGCCCATCTCCCCACTACTGTGTTTGTTTCCCAACCGTTACCACCCTTACGCTAACCGTAGGTCTAGGTCGAGTAAAAACATCCTAAaccaaaggaagaaggaaacggaaggaaagaaaaatggaaataaccGCAATAAAAACCAATGTTGCCCTATCTTGTTGCTAATGCTACGACAGAGTTATGCCCAGTCGCGATTATATGATAACGGGATCTAAGGTAAGATTGTCTTTAAAATTAAACTAATCGGCGGTAAGTAtcactcaccaccagcaataGCCAATCATCATATAGCAGATAGGAAGTGCCTAAAGTACAGTGTTCGGGAGGAGTGTGCTGAAAGCGACAGAACCAAGAGAACCTTCCCCTTGCTTCGTCCTTCGTTATCGGTAATACTTTTAAATGCTTCCAAGAAAGTTATATCTTACGGATACTGAAAAGCCACAAGCAAACCAACTACATAAACTGTgagtctcttcttcttcgctgagAGTAAACAGGCCCGAACACAGATGGTGAGGCGCTCAGCGAGCTGCTcagctgctgtttgcttcagCGGTCGGTGGGAAACGCATTTACTTTCAGGAAAAATGAAACCTGCGTTGAGCATGACGTACAAACAGCCGGCTCAAATAGTACTATACGAGTGTGCACCTTGGTGCAATCAATTCATAAATTctgcatccacacacacacgcaaagaCTGCATTAAACTAAGGCAGATAACCTAGGGAATCTTCCAGCCCTAGCGAAGAGCTGATGGGTCGGCCGGCCTGATAATAGCTTTCGGATTTCGTGAGCCGCTTGCCAGTCTTGAGTTCCTTCTTGCCGCTCCGCACGATCAGATCGGATTGCGTCGAGTGGATGTACTGGTAGTCGCTGGCCGGATGCGGCGGTGGTAGCCCTTTCTTCTTCGTGCTAGTGCTGtaatggtgacgatggtagTGCagattgctgttgatgctgctgctactgttgcccccggtggctgctgccgcGTGGCCATGCCCATTCGAGCGATGCTGATCGTTCTCCTGGTCGGTGGACCGGTGGTGATGCGTGTGATGATGGTTATGGCCATGGTGACGGCTACCGGCACTTCGATGGTCGACCGatttcctcgtcgtcgatgcaAGGGAAGAGCCGGCCGAGGTGGCCGCACTCGACTGCTGGTCCGCCTTCAGATTAGTGATGTCCGTCGTCTGGCTCAACTTGACGTCCGCAAATTCGGCCGCCACCTCAACCGTCTTCTTTACGCTGAGCGCCTCGGATGCCTTCACCGGccggccactaccaccaaccgtAAACAGCTCATAATCCAGCGCCAGCTTATCAACCTTGGACGGTTTACCCTTGCCACCGGATGCACCACccttgttgttggtgttgcagtTGCTATTACTGGTCGCACTACCATGGCCGGCACACTTCGGAATCTGGCCGTGGCGCGTAGAGCAGTAGCACTTCTCATTGCTAATGCAGCTATCCGTATCGCACCAGGTCGTCGATCCGTCCTCTGGCGGTGTCTCACCCATCGAGCAGTAGCACTTGTCCTCGCTTCGACAGCTTGGTGCCGAGCTGCGATTGCTGGCCTGATTCAACTTAGCATTAATGTCATCGCCGCCGAGGCTACAGTAACACCGATCAGCCGACGTACAGGTGCAGGCATCCGAATCGTAGCTACACTCCGAACAGGAGACGTACCTGcaataatcaaatcaaaaccgAACTGAATAAGCAATCAACATTCTTCTATCCTGCCATGCTAACACTGTGCATACTAACCCGCTCGAGCTGTTCCTATTGTGCGCGGTCAGTGTATGCTCATGTCGAGCGTCTGAAACCTCCGAACCACTAGTTGCAATTCTTGATCGGTCCTTCTTTCCGGTTGCCTTAAGATCCAGTGATAGCTGGTCTGCGAGCTGATGTGCCCGGCCACCCGTTGTCGCCGTACCGTGCCCGGATCCGGCCCCGTTCCCGGTAGCTCCGTgcgcgtggccaccaccgcctcggcctcggtcaTTCGCTCCAGCACCATGGCCGCTCCCTCCATGCGGTCCTCCGCTgcttgttgtattttttttgctccgaAACTTACCGAATCGAAACACCTTCCGGAGACCCTTGGCTCCGATCAGTAGCTTTCGCCGTTGGTTCTGTAACGAGCAAACAAGGAAGGAACAGGTGAATATCGGTCGGTCAGTGATCATCTCATGAAGGGGATCTCGTTCTCAGCATGAACCCTACGGATGGAGTGGATGAAGTGGTTAGAAGACATTATTCGTGTTCAGTTTCCAagatatttgtttttattcgctCATTGCAACGGGGTATCCGTTCCGTCCCAAACCGCTTCAACCCGCTACTCTCGCTACTTTGTTACTCCCTACGGGTGTGTACTCTTACTGCTTAGTTGTTGGTTATGTGAGAGGATTAATTACAAAATGCTACTGACACTAAGAACAGTGTTAGGCTACTATACGGATCGAAGGAGCGACCCAATGGGCCACTGCTGCGGTTAGTGTGAGTTCTCGGCCCCCCTCCTCCGGTGCTTTCTACAGTGTATGTGAGTTGTACTTTTTTATGTGTGACACAATCTAGATTGTTAaactccccttccctttcccctagCCCAAGTCGAGCGTACGTGATGGTGCtgttcgtcgtcggtcgtcgttcgttcgtcgttatcgtcgttATCGTGGTCGTTGTTACTGTCGTTCATGTCCACCGGTCGCCCGTTCGGTCAAGTCCGAAGGTGTAGCCTATACCTACTCTCGTACACCGTTTCCCAGCTTACCTGCACGTTACTGTTTCTTCGCTtcaactttttcttcttctgcctgcGCATGATACTCTTCGAGCGCTGGTACAGCTCGTCCTTGGTCAGCGTGACGGCCAGCTTGAGCAGAAACTCCTTGTAGATCGGCTTCAGATCGTTGAACGACATCCCGTCCGAGTTGATTATGGCATTCAGTATCTCGTCGAGCGAGTGCAGGTTCTCCTGCAACCGGAACTCGTTGAACAGCTCACTGAACCCGAGAGgggaaccaccgccaccgcccacCTTGCCGGTGTGGCGCCGGGTCGCGCGCGATTTGTACCGTGTCAGGCCGGCCGTGTTCAGGAAGCTGCCCGACCGCGGGATGGCAACCCGCGTCAGGATGTCTCCGGTCGAGTTGTCCGTCAACGCCGGGTACGGACCCTCCTTGGCGGCGATCCCATTCTCGTCATTCGAGTGACTCCGATCGGTGTAGATCTCCTCCAGCATCGGTCTGTTGGATACTGCGCGGTGGAAAGCATATTAGTGACATTAGTGCATGATTGTGGTACCCGCGAGCGGTGgcactggccaccggtggttaCTTACTCGCCCTGGGCGGGTTCGGTGGaatcggtggtggccgcttGTTCTTGACGTTCTTCTTGCGTCGCTCCTCGGTCGACGATTCTTCCTCGTGCAGACCGGCGACGGTGTCACTTTCGCCGCTCAGCGAACTCGTGGCGCTGCGCTTCATGCGCGGTGGTCTCGGCG
The sequence above is a segment of the Anopheles darlingi chromosome 2, idAnoDarlMG_H_01, whole genome shotgun sequence genome. Coding sequences within it:
- the LOC125950677 gene encoding uncharacterized protein LOC125950677 is translated as MTAMVTYNMDGSQRMSRPRRGSSVSSGFRLVDADQLDAVSSISRNSIYKLKIDAMFDDTKSIISQRLDDRSSHNGRRRSSSIGGVSRGSLAGAIINDRDNLDISAVASSLRDFGGSGAAAASATGPNGSAAPVATGTAAGGVSRHGSDARREISNSVQAQIERMFTDVAKENGGTGAANVQSFSVRCLGSLPLKDKVTSLVGLQEPLRQLYLSGAGHGTQTGGSLDISPIGLRIRAGSGKEPTVTPFQNIAVWSAVKFVVSGAEGGAAFLPLITDPENIDKSSLFRPLSAADKRRLSSGIHSPLFAIVMRSTAVPRQLECHGFVCQTPEDAIVIAATLYQSLMAHMSSGSDNQRPKRPKNRNGVSCMSIASSAATTNTHLQSGSTKLSSRRSSASQRSMLPPPPRPPRMKRSATSSLSGESDTVAGLHEEESSTEERRKKNVKNKRPPPIPPNPPRAISNRPMLEEIYTDRSHSNDENGIAAKEGPYPALTDNSTGDILTRVAIPRSGSFLNTAGLTRYKSRATRRHTGKVGGGGGSPLGFSELFNEFRLQENLHSLDEILNAIINSDGMSFNDLKPIYKEFLLKLAVTLTKDELYQRSKSIMRRQKKKKLKRRNSNVQNQRRKLLIGAKGLRKVFRFGKFRSKKNTTSSGGPHGGSGHGAGANDRGRGGGGHAHGATGNGAGSGHGTATTGGRAHQLADQLSLDLKATGKKDRSRIATSGSEVSDARHEHTLTAHNRNSSSGYVSCSECSYDSDACTCTSADRCYCSLGGDDINAKLNQASNRSSAPSCRSEDKCYCSMGETPPEDGSTTWCDTDSCISNEKCYCSTRHGQIPKCAGHGSATSNSNCNTNNKGGASGGKGKPSKVDKLALDYELFTVGGSGRPVKASEALSVKKTVEVAAEFADVKLSQTTDITNLKADQQSSAATSAGSSLASTTRKSVDHRSAGSRHHGHNHHHTHHHRSTDQENDQHRSNGHGHAAAATGGNSSSSINSNLHYHRHHYSTSTKKKGLPPPHPASDYQYIHSTQSDLIVRSGKKELKTGKRLTKSESYYQAGRPISSSLGLEDSLGYLP